Part of the Spirochaeta isovalerica genome, CGTAGTATAAATTGATGCATATAATAAGGTGATTTTAACTGTTTTAAGCACCCTCTTGAACAAACCGGCACCGTAATTGAACCCCGCAATGGGCTGAAATCCCTGAATCAGACCGAAAAGAGGCATGAACAGGAACATTATAAGTCTGTTGACGACTCCGTAAGCTGAGATAAAAATGGCTCCGCCATATAATCCCAGAAGATTATTTACCATAATTGAAACAATGCTCTGCCCGGACTGGCGTATAAAAGACGGAATGCCCAGCACGACAATTTCCCTGAGCACACTGCCTTTGGGGATCCAGTGTTTGGGCAGGACCTGAATCAGGGAACGGCGAAGTAAAAAGAACCTCGATGCGTAGACAAAAGCGAGAAACTGACCTGAAACTGTAGCCCATGCGGCTCCGGCGACTCCCATCTTAAAAACAAATATAAAAAGCGGATCCAGAATGATATTTGTCACAGCCCCGATAAGCATGACAGTCATGGAAACTCTCGCTTTCCCCTCGGCTCGGAGAAGATTATTGGAAACCATGGCCATGGCAATAAAAGGCGAGCCGACAAGAATGACCTTTAAATATTCTGTCGCGTGATCTCTCAGGGGTTCTCTCGCTCCCAGAAGATTAAGAAGAGGTTCCAGAAGAAGAGTTCCTGATATAAATGTCGCCAGACCGAGAAACAGAGCCAGAGCAAAAGCATTTCCCGCCGCACGCCTGGCCCGGCTGTCTTCCCCGGCTCCCAGAGCCCTTGATACAATGGAAGCCGATCCCTGTCCGATGGACATTCCGAATGCCATGACTATCATCTGTGCCGGAAAAGCGAGAGCCAGTCCGCCAATGGCATCGGTTCCCACTCCCCGTCCGATAAAAATGGTATCGACAAGATTATATAAACCGTTAACCGCCATGGCGACGGTCGCCGGTATGGATAGTTTCACCAGAAGAGAGCTGACCGGCGCCTGTCCGAGGGCGGCTCTCTCGTCAATTTTTTTATTTTCGTTCATATATATAATTCTATATGCAAATAGTTAACATAGCTACACTGCAAGAGGGAATAATAATGCCCCTGAGCAGACGACTCTCTATTTTTTTGATAAAATGACTTCTTTATTATAAAAAAAACCAATAATCCCCTATACTTGCTAACAGGAGACCCAAATGAAAAACAACAGAACCAATACTGCCATATTCATCATCCTCACTTTGATTACAACTTTCGCATTCCCATCAGGGAATCAGGGATCTTCGGGATCATCTTCAGCCTCAGTAAAAGGAAAAATAGCCTATATGGAAGGAGACGTTCTTCTGAACAGCAGAGAAGCCAATATTGGAGACACCGTAAACAACAGCGACACCCTGGAAACTGGCCCGGGCGCTTTTTGCGAGGTTGTTTTTGAAGACGCGAACGTATTCCGTCTCGATGAACTGACCATAACCCGTATAAACTGGACCGAAAGCGATATCGTACTCGAGCAGGGAGGTATCAGCGCCGTATTCAACAAACTGGATAAACTGATCAGGGAAATGAGAGATTTTACGGTGTCGACACCCACAACGACTGCCGGAGTGAGAGGGACTGTTTTCTACGCCCGCGTCGAAGATCCGGATAATACCTATGTCTGCATCTGCAATGGCGAACTCCAGATGAATTATAGTGATGATTCATTGAATATCGAAGCTCAACACCACAAAGCCTACCGCTTCACCAATAATAACGGCGCCGTTTCATGGAACAGCGCTCCCATGCTCTACCACGATGACCCGCAGATGGAGGAAGTCGCTTCAAGAATCGATTTTGTTATCCCCTGGGATAAAAGTACAAGCAGTTACTGAAACTATTCGGTTCTGAACCTGTTAATTTCTATGCCGAGCTTATCGCTGCTTTCACCCAGCTGAATGGATAAGCCGGCGATTTCGCTCATGGCCTCGTTGACTTCTTCTGTTCCGCGGACAACTTCATCCATACCGTTGGTGACTTCTCCGGAAATGCGTCTGACGTCTTCCATCGCCTTATTGACGAAAGCCGATCCCCTCTCCATTTCTTCCGCGCTGGTGCTGATATGAACGGTTATATCATTCAAAGAGGTCATTGCCTCGAGGATCTGACGTCCACCGACCGAAAGCTCTTCCGTGCTGGAATAAATCTCTGAAAAAGCACTGACGACTTCTCCCACTTCAGACTTAATCATATGAAACGCTTCGTCGGTTGTCGTTATGCTCTTTTCCGTATCGTCTATCCCCTGGATGATTCCCTTGATGCTCTCTTTTATTTCTTTGACCTGTCGGGAAGACTCTTCCGCCAGCTTTCTTATTTCATCAGCGACCACGGCAAAGCCCAGTCCGGAATCCCCCGCATGAGCTGCTTCGATGGCGGCATTCATGGACAAAAGGTTCGTTTTCGAGGCAATGGCGCTTATGATGGACACCATATCGCCGATTCTATCCACATTATCACCGATTTCAGCTCTGAATATGCGGCTTGTGTTACGCAACTGCTCCTCACCTTCCGCAGAGGTTTTCAGAAGCTGTTCAGAAGATTCGGATTTCATTCTGGTTATTTTGGAAACGCTTTCAATGGATGAAATCATTTCCGTAACCGATGCGGAGGTCTGTCGAACCATAGCTGATTGCTCATGCATCTGCCGGTTCAAACCGGAAATGTTGGAATCGATTTCGCCGATGGAACCGACTGAGGATATGATATTCTCATCGAGTTTTGTAATGTGATTCCTCATATTGGAAACGTTTGTCGAAATCTGAACGAGCGCCGAAGCCGTCTCTTCTGTATTGGCTCCCAGTTCGTCGCGAATGCGTAATGTCTGCATGGAGGCGTTCTTAATATTAATGACAATGGCTTTGAGCTGATTTATGAATGAATTGAAACTGTTAGCCAGCAGTCCCACTTCATCAGAGGATCTGACAATGATTTCCTGAGTGAGGTCCCCTTCTCCCGATGAAATCTCAGTAATTTTGGATTCTACAGAGGAGAGAGGCTTAAGTAGCTTTTTTATAGCGAAGAAAATAATCAGGAGAAATACGGCTAGAGCTCCGGACAGCAGAAGAATATAGAATATTTTAAATTCTTTGACCGCGGCAAACTTCTGATCCTGGGTCATTGTATAACAAACTGTCCATCCCCATTCGGGATATGTTCTGAAAACGACCCAGTAATCCTGACCATCAACGGTATAATCGAAATCACCGTCCCGTATTTCAAGAATCCTTTTTATATAATCATAATCTTTCAAATCTCCCGAATTCCGGCCAAGTTCCTTATGCATGATCGTATAGCCGGCACGGTCGATTATATAGGGAACAACGACCTGATCTTTGTTATTGAAATAAACAGCTTCCAGAGAGACGACCGCATTCCTCTGATATTCAGGGCGGTATCTGTTTTTCATTTCCTGTACCGAATTTCCACCATCTGTTCCTGATTCGAAGAGCAGTTTTCCCGTCAGGGAAGAAATATTCTGTTTGTCGACCGCTTCCACCGTTTCCTGAAGCATACGCTCCTGTTCCTGCAGATTCTGGAATACAACATTGACGCTCTCATTGAATTGGGTCTCTTTCTCAAGGCGGATAATCCCCATCAGCGTCGAATTGACGAATAGATACTGCCCGATATTCACACCAAGCAGAAGAACTGCTGAAACGAAAATGATTTTCAGGGAGATTGTCGTTTTATTCCTGGTCATTGTATTACCTCTCAGATATGGAATCCGTATAATACAATATATCCAGAAGTTTATATAATCAAGACCTGTTCTACGCTTTTCATCAAATTAAAGTGCATAATAAACGATTATCGTTTTAATCTGTTTTGAATCGATTAATTTCATTACCCAGGCGTTCGCTGCTGGCACCCAGATCCTCAGAAAGACGGGAGATTGAACTCATGGCGCGGTTTACTCCTTCGGTATTCACAACCACTTCACGCATACCATTCGCCACTTCATGAGATATCCGTTTGACATCATTCATGGCACTGTTCACATCCGCCGAACCCCTCAACATCTCTTCGGAGCCTGTGCTGATATGAACAGTTATATCATTGAGAGATGTCATGGCCTCCAGTATCTGCTGGCCTCCTATGGACAGTTCCTCCGTACTGGCAAAAATCTCCGAAAGCGCGCTTACCACTTCCCTTATTTCCGAACCGATTACAGCAAAAGCGGAATCGGTTTCACCCATGCTCCTCTCTGTCTGCTCGATTCCGGAAATAATACCCTTGATACTTTCCTTGATTTCCTTTACCTGACGATTTGATTCTTCAGCCAGTTTTCTGATTTCATCCGCCACAACGGCAAATCCCAGACCGGACTGACCGGCATGTGCCGCCTCTATGGCCGCGTTCATTGCCAGGAGATTCGTTTTTGAGGATATGCTGCTGATGACGGCTACCATCTCACCGATTTTATCCACATTGGCGCCTATTTCATTCCGGAAGATATTACCGGTTCGACGGAGCTGTTCTCCACCTTTTTCCGAAGTCGCCAGAAGCTGTTCCGAGGATTGGGATTTGACTTTCGTTATCCTGGACACGTTATCTATTGATGAAATCATTTGCGTCACCGATGCGGATGTTTCCCGGACCATGGATGACTGTTCCTGCATCTGGTCATTAAGCTGGGAAATATTCTTTTCGATCTGTCCTACCGCTGAGACTGATGTGGAGATATTCTCATCCAGTTTATTTATATGTCCTTCCATATTTGACATATTGCCGGAGATTTCTTCGAGTACTGTAACGGTTTCCATCATATTCCCGCCGAGGTCGTCTTTGATTTTCAGTGTGGTGGAAGCAGCTTTCTTGATATTGATGACTATGACTTTCAACTGACTGATGAAGCTGTTAAAACTGGTCGCCAATTTCCCGACCTCATCGGATGAGTGGATTTCGACTTCCTGCGTCAGATCACCTTCGCCACTGGATATCTCTCTGATTTTCGATTCTACACGTTTCAACGGTTTCAGAAGAGTTCTCAACGATATAAAAATCAAAACGAGAAAAATGATTAATCCCGCGAGAAGTATTGGAATATACCTGTCGCGGAAACTGTTTACTGCTGAATATTTTTCACTGAAACTTATGGTATAGCAGACAGTCCATCCCCAGGAGTCGAAGGTCCTGAAAACAATCCAGTATTCCTCGCCATCATCGCGATAATCGAGGCTCCCGTTTTTCAGATCCAGAACTTTCCGGACATAGTCTTTCTGACCAAGTTCCATCGATCCCCGATTCAGATCTTTATGCATGATTATGCTTCCATCGGCATTCAATATAAAAGGGACGACAGAATCATTATCATCACCGTAATAGGCTTTCTCCAGATTCTCGACTGCATCATTCTGAAACAGCTCTCTGAAGCGTTTTTCCTGCTGCGCTGAAGTTTCCCCTTCAATCGAAG contains:
- a CDS encoding MATE family efflux transporter translates to MNENKKIDERAALGQAPVSSLLVKLSIPATVAMAVNGLYNLVDTIFIGRGVGTDAIGGLALAFPAQMIVMAFGMSIGQGSASIVSRALGAGEDSRARRAAGNAFALALFLGLATFISGTLLLEPLLNLLGAREPLRDHATEYLKVILVGSPFIAMAMVSNNLLRAEGKARVSMTVMLIGAVTNIILDPLFIFVFKMGVAGAAWATVSGQFLAFVYASRFFLLRRSLIQVLPKHWIPKGSVLREIVVLGIPSFIRQSGQSIVSIMVNNLLGLYGGAIFISAYGVVNRLIMFLFMPLFGLIQGFQPIAGFNYGAGLFKRVLKTVKITLLYASIYTTAGFFILMLFPRSIAAVFSSDPDLLDTVAVVIRYVVAIFPLVGMQIVGGTYFMVVGKAVPSLVLNLARQFLLLIPLLLILPPVLGLQGLLLTFPLADALAAIITGVWFSLELKHLNREAG
- a CDS encoding FecR family protein — protein: MKNNRTNTAIFIILTLITTFAFPSGNQGSSGSSSASVKGKIAYMEGDVLLNSREANIGDTVNNSDTLETGPGAFCEVVFEDANVFRLDELTITRINWTESDIVLEQGGISAVFNKLDKLIREMRDFTVSTPTTTAGVRGTVFYARVEDPDNTYVCICNGELQMNYSDDSLNIEAQHHKAYRFTNNNGAVSWNSAPMLYHDDPQMEEVASRIDFVIPWDKSTSSY
- a CDS encoding methyl-accepting chemotaxis protein, with the translated sequence MTRNKTTISLKIIFVSAVLLLGVNIGQYLFVNSTLMGIIRLEKETQFNESVNVVFQNLQEQERMLQETVEAVDKQNISSLTGKLLFESGTDGGNSVQEMKNRYRPEYQRNAVVSLEAVYFNNKDQVVVPYIIDRAGYTIMHKELGRNSGDLKDYDYIKRILEIRDGDFDYTVDGQDYWVVFRTYPEWGWTVCYTMTQDQKFAAVKEFKIFYILLLSGALAVFLLIIFFAIKKLLKPLSSVESKITEISSGEGDLTQEIIVRSSDEVGLLANSFNSFINQLKAIVINIKNASMQTLRIRDELGANTEETASALVQISTNVSNMRNHITKLDENIISSVGSIGEIDSNISGLNRQMHEQSAMVRQTSASVTEMISSIESVSKITRMKSESSEQLLKTSAEGEEQLRNTSRIFRAEIGDNVDRIGDMVSIISAIASKTNLLSMNAAIEAAHAGDSGLGFAVVADEIRKLAEESSRQVKEIKESIKGIIQGIDDTEKSITTTDEAFHMIKSEVGEVVSAFSEIYSSTEELSVGGRQILEAMTSLNDITVHISTSAEEMERGSAFVNKAMEDVRRISGEVTNGMDEVVRGTEEVNEAMSEIAGLSIQLGESSDKLGIEINRFRTE
- a CDS encoding methyl-accepting chemotaxis protein → MKTKLSISIKIISFSALLLVLINFSQFFFVRTVFRSIIEEEKEFQFNEKVNIVFQTLEQGERSLIGTLDALNYSDDISATQQFLWNASSIEGETSAQQEKRFRELFQNDAVENLEKAYYGDDNDSVVPFILNADGSIIMHKDLNRGSMELGQKDYVRKVLDLKNGSLDYRDDGEEYWIVFRTFDSWGWTVCYTISFSEKYSAVNSFRDRYIPILLAGLIIFLVLIFISLRTLLKPLKRVESKIREISSGEGDLTQEVEIHSSDEVGKLATSFNSFISQLKVIVINIKKAASTTLKIKDDLGGNMMETVTVLEEISGNMSNMEGHINKLDENISTSVSAVGQIEKNISQLNDQMQEQSSMVRETSASVTQMISSIDNVSRITKVKSQSSEQLLATSEKGGEQLRRTGNIFRNEIGANVDKIGEMVAVISSISSKTNLLAMNAAIEAAHAGQSGLGFAVVADEIRKLAEESNRQVKEIKESIKGIISGIEQTERSMGETDSAFAVIGSEIREVVSALSEIFASTEELSIGGQQILEAMTSLNDITVHISTGSEEMLRGSADVNSAMNDVKRISHEVANGMREVVVNTEGVNRAMSSISRLSEDLGASSERLGNEINRFKTD